The sequence below is a genomic window from Pseudorca crassidens isolate mPseCra1 chromosome 7, mPseCra1.hap1, whole genome shotgun sequence.
CTGTTCATTTGTCGATAGGTATATGGATATGTATTTTCCACATCTTCCCAGGCCAGCCATTCTGCTCTTGCCTCTCAGAACATCTCTCTCTGAGCTCTCCCCTACTTCCTGGGGGTCAGAGCGGCCTGAGCCCGACCCTCTTCCTCACCCCTCCACTTTGTTTCTCAGGAAAGACACTGATCAAGGTGGCAGAAGCAGAAAAGCGCCTGGGAGCCGCAGAGAGGGATTTTATCCACATGGCCTCCATCGGCTTCCTTACACCCCTGCGCACCTTCCTGGAAGGGGACTGGAAGACGATTTCGGTGAGGGGCCTGGGGCCACTTGCTTCCTGGTGATGGTGGCAGCCCTCCTCATAGCTGCTGAGCCCATGCTGGGACCCAGCACTCCTGGGACCTCCCCAGACATGGCTCTTGTGGACTGAGTGGCCTGGAGTGGATGACTCCCCCcgtccaggcctcagtttccccgtcttGACCAGATGGTCCTGGGGGCTGGTCCTGCCAGGGCCAGGGGTCTCCCAGGGCTGCCCAGGTCTCACTGTTCCCTGTTCCCACCCCCTCAGAAGGAGAGGCGGCTCCTCCATAACCGGCGTCTGGACCTGGATGCCTGCAAAGCACGGCTGAAGAAGGCCAAGGCCGCAGAAGCCAAAGCCACGGTAGGTGTCGTGCCGgcctcctgcccccccccccccaccggtcCTGGTTGGAGCCAAGGAGGGGGTGAAGGGACCTGGTGTTTGGTATGACTTCTCTCCCCTGTCCCTGCCTGGAGAGGCCTGGCTGGGGGCTGCTGCTCTGGGCTGACCACTTCAGGTCACACCTCTCTGCCCCACCTGCAACGGACCCCTGGCGGCCCAGAGccctgggacccagggcagaagttGATGGGGTGGGCGGACCAGCAGTGCCCCGACCTGGGCTCAGGGCGGCCCTCAGCCTCCCCAGACCGACAGCCAGTTGGCTTCTTGcatgcccctgccctgccctccctgggTGCTCGGCTCTGTTCCCGGCTCTGCCCGGGCATGGCTCCCCCTACTAACTCCCCCACCTGCTGCTCCAGCGCTGGTCGCAGGGTGCCCTGTGCTCAGGCTCCCCTGTGGTGGTGCGGAGGGCCCCGGAGCTGGACCACCCGCCTGCCCAGGGGCGTGTCTGAGGGGCCCTCTGGGAGCCCCACGGCACTGGGTAGGGCCTGGGCTGTCTGCGCTCCCCCTTCACTCTCGGCTCACGGAGGCCTGTTCAGCCAGGCCGATGGGACACAGTGTGGGACACTTTGACCAGAGCTAGGCTAGGGTTGGGAGAGCTGGGCCTGAGGGTGGCCAGGCTGCTTGGGGTGCAGGGCCCGAAAGGCCACCTCACGCCCTGGGGAGGGAATCCCCAGGTCGGGTCCAGGGCACGCCGTGGAAACATCCGGCCTGGGCTCCCCGCTCCCCTGAGAGTTCCAGCCTCCAGCCCTTCTCACGTTCCCCTCCCTCAGTGTGGCCACCTGGGGCCGCGGAGCCTGGGCAGTGCATCTGGCGAGAGCCGTGGGCAAGGTCCCGGCTCATCCAATTATGTGGGGTCCAAACTGGAGGCAGGGGCTCAGCCACTGGAGTCTTGTTGGCTTGGGCAGGATGACCTATGTCTGTCTAAGTCACCTGGACAGGACAGTCTCCCCGCCACTCAGGGGTGGACCACCTCTCTGGAGTAACTTGGCCAGGACAAGCTCTTCCTACATCAGCCAGGCAGGGGAGCCCTTCCTTAGTTACTGGGACGGCACGACCTCCCCTCCAGTTGGTTGGCCCAGAGTCTTTGGCTTGGGCAGGACACCCCGTCCCGAGCTGGGCCCTGGCAGCCCAGATACAGCATCCCAGAGGACTCCAGCCCAGCAGTGCACCCCGTCCTTCCTACccctctcaacacacacacacacacacacacacacacacacacacatatacacacacacacgtgtcagGACTCCTTTCAGAGGGCAGGGTTGTGTGACCCCAGGGGCCTGCTCCCGCCTGCGCTGTGGACTCACtaactcttttgtttttgttcctttctgttcTGCTTTGGGTAACTTGGCTCAGTGTGAGGGAGATGTGAGTATACCTATCCCACGTGCTGTGCTGCTTCTGGTTTGCCCATCTCGGCCTTGGTCGGCCGGGGACGTCCTCGGGGCGTTTTGCAAGCAGCTGGTCTCCCCACTGGAGGCTCTACCATGTGTAGCCTCTGCTTCGGGGGGACGCCAGGCATTGGAGCCTGTGAGTCAGCTTTTTGCAAATGTTGAAAGCCTGTCACTGTGTCCATCCATGCATCCGTCTGTCCATCCTCGTTGTGGGGAGAGGGGCCTGGTCCTTGCTGCAGGAGCGAGAGACGTGGTGTGCGGAGGTTCTGGACGGAGAGAGCTGGGTGGGGCGGGCTTTGTTGGGAGGACGGTGGGTCTAGTTGGGGCATCTGAGTGAGGCCGGGGCCTGGGGACGAGGGTCCGTGGCCGCCAGGCCAGGGGCTGGACCCGTCTGTGGCTTGCCCCAGGTAAGGGCCCTGATGGCAGGCATGTCCACCCACTTAACCTTGGTCTGGACTCGCCTCGGCCCGCCTCCTCCGCAGGTGGTTGGCTTGGGGAGAAACGGGGGGCTCCGTGTTGTATTTGTCTGTATCCTCCTGTCCGTGGGGTCGGGGGCTCCTGGCATCTCCCATGGGAGGGTCTAGGGCAGCCTTCcggcccggccccggccccgcatgaccccctccccccatgaACTCTGTTCCCCGCCAGACGGTGCCTGACTTTCAGGAGACTAGACCTCGTAATTACATTCTCTCGGCCAGCGCCTCCGCGGTAagcgcccctgccccgccccgctccccctcccctcccacactcGGGCCTGGGCCTGATGTGCAGCGAACTGGAGCcagaggggcaggcaggggccgCGCCCCTGGTCAGGCAAGTCCTGTCCACCCGCCTCTGCCCTGTGCCCTGTGCCCGTGTTGCCGGCCTTGCTTCTCCCTGCCCAGCGCTGAAGGTGAGCCTGGCCCACTGCGCGGCACAGCCCGGTGCACTTGGGGCGGCAGCGGCCCCACCTCCAGGGCACCTGAGAGTCTGCCCAGCCCCGACCCCCCCAAAGCAGGCACCGCCCCCTCCCACACTCACCGTCCCGGAGCGACCGGCCGTGCGGCccggaggagagggaggaggtctGGGCCTGGCCTGCCACGGGGTCATGGGAGACAGGGACGGCGCTGTCCATCCAGCTGCCTCCATAGCACATCTGCTAGGTGTCGTGGAAGTGCTTGAGACtgaacagggagggtgggagggcacagctgggtgggggaaggagccGCCTGGGCCCGAGGCCCAGAGGTTGGAGAACAGAGCGTGTCCCGAGCTGGCCTGAAGCTGAGCgtgagggcggggcgggggcggggactcTGGAGGTCGGATGGGCGGGGCTGGATCAGGAGGACGTTGAATGTCTTGGTGTCTTTTCTTCCTACAGCTCTGTTGAGATTTGTGGTATTTACTGTTTAGTTTGGGAAATAGGCAGATCACACCTATCCCATCATGCCTGTCGAAACCACCACtgtgtctttctctgcctctctctctctgtcccttccaccacccccaccccaccccccgacgGGTGACAACCTTCTGCAAAGACCCTCTGGCTCTTCTCCATCTGTCATAAGCATGTTGCTGTGTGCAGTCATTTGTCCTCGGGGGCGTGAACCACAGTGTAGTCCACCGGGCCCCTGTGGCTGGGTCTCCGACGTGTGTCCACGTGGAGGTTGCTTCCCGTGTTGTGATTTGCTAAACGGCACTGAGGTGGGACACATCTGTCCAAGGGCTGGCCTTGTTTTGCTTTCCGCATTTCAGGTCACATCGTAGGGTAGCAGCGGGCAGGAGAAATGGGTCTCCTAAGccgtggggggggaggggggtcttTCTTCTTTAGACTCTGGATGACACTTCCCGCCCCCCTTCCTGGGCCGAGTGGAAAGAGGAGTATCCAGGAGGGTGGAGACGGCCCTGTTTTTTCCTTGTGCCTTTGAACCCCAGTGTGACTCGGGCACGAGGCTGCCTTTCTCTGCCGAAGGACAGAAAGGTTCAGTGACtggtccagggtcacacagtccTGCCTCCCAGCCCACCAGCCTTAGCCAAGTGTCAGGGTGGGGTGCGGGACACTCAATCTCCCTTGAGACCCCAGTCAGAGCCTGGGGACTGGCACTGTAGGAGAAACCCAAGTAGGACTCCCCAGCTGGCTGTCCCCCCTCCCcgcatgtggcatgtgggactaGACGGACTATGATATCGGAGCCCCCCCTTTCACAGCAGGCCTcaccccagcctcagcccctcgttgggctgtggggagggagttGGGGAGAGGTTGGGGTCTCAGGGagctggggcagggcctgggctctggggttcagccgtcctcccctcccctgctgaccggtgcccccctccctcccccgctgaCCTGTCCTCTTGTGGTCTCCGCAGCTCTGGAATGATGAGGTGGACAAGGTAAGTCGGGGCTCAGGGAAGAGGCTGCAGGGGGTGGGCAACGGGAGTCCAGGCTCACCTGCTGCCGTCAGGGGCAGGTCTGTTTCTAGTTCTGGGCTCTGCCCTCACTCTCTGGGGCCACGGTAGGGGTTGTCACTCTGCCCTGTTGCATACAGTGGGCCCTCCAGAGGCAACTGTCGGTTGGATTTGTCCCTGATGCGTGATGGCGTCAGATGGGCAAATGAATATGAAAGGCCAAGGCAGGGCGCCCGAGGCTCTGTCTGCTTGTCCAGGAACTGGCCTCAGGAGGGGGTGGGGTCCAAGCGGGGCTCCTCCAGTGGTCAGGGCTTCAGGCCTGAAGTCAGGGGTGGGAAGTGCACTCCTGCCACCGATGTCTGCAtccccggggggaagtgacagcTGCCACAGAAGGGAAGAGGAGGCCGCTCCGGGGCGGCTTCAGGGGCGCGGGAGAAGGCGGTGGGAGGGAAACTGGGGGGCTGTTCTTGTTCTCGCGCTCATGCCCCACCCTTCCCAGGCTGAGCAGGAGCTCCGAGTGGCCCAGACAGAGTTTGACCGGCAGGCAGAAGTGACCCGGCTCCTGCTGGAGGGAATCAGTAGCACGCACGTGAGTCCTGCCCCCGTTTCCTCCTTCTGTCGTCCACCGTCTTCTTGCCGCCCCTTGTGTCCCCATGAAACTAGTCCATATTGAGGCAGCGAGTGAACCTGGATCTCGAAGGCAGGTGGGGAAGGGTGTGCTTGAGCCCGCAGTCTGTAAGGATGGGATTCAGCCTCGGCAGAGCAGGTCCCAAAGGGTGGGTACCTCCCTCCAACCCCAGGGAGCAAGTGGCCTGGGCAGAAGACATCAGAATGCCGGGCCAGGGTCTGCAGAGGACAGGATGGGGAATGGGATGTTTTGGCCCCTCGCATCCCCCCCGTCAGCCATGGGCGTCTTCCCCGCAGGTGAACCACCTTCGCTGCCTCCATGAGTTCGTTGAGTCTCAGACCACTTACTATGCCCAGTGCTACCGCCACATGCTGGACCTACAGAAACAGCTGGGCAGGTGCCCACCGGGGTCCCCTGGCTCCCAGCCCCGACCGCCCCAAGCTCGGAAAGCCCCGTGACACCCAGGGCGGGGTGGAGGGCTGCCAACTGTGGTGGGACATCACACTGCTCTCTGGGCCCGGGCACCCTCTCACAATGACAGCGAGGTGGCTGGCCTTGGGGACCTCTGGCGCGGTTTCTTGAgactgtgtggggtggggggtggcggggaTGGCGGGAGCATCTCACATTCCCCGTTTCCCTCTTCCTTTCATGCCGCCAGCTCCCAGGGAGCCATGTAAGTAGCGGGGTCTCCTCGCCTCCGCGGCCGTGGACCTAGCTGGTGTTTGGCGGGGCACACGGGATTCCTGGGGGTGTGTGGCTCCCGGCTGCTGAGGTGTGCCCCCGCTCTCCTCTCCAGATTTCCAGGCACCTTCGTGGGTACCACAGAGCCCGCTTCCCCGCCCCTCAGCAGCACCTCGCccaccaccgccgcggccactaTGCCTGGGGGGCCCTCTGTGGCCAGCCTGGCTCCTCCGGGGGAGGCCGCTCTCCACCTGGAGGAGGTGGCGCCTCCCGCCAGCGGGACCCGGAAGGCCCGGGTCCTCTATGACTACGAGGCGGCCGACAGCAGCGAGCTGGCCCTGCTGGCTGACGAGGTAGGCCTGGGGGCCACGAGGACGGGGGGAGGGCCGGCTCACGGGCGCCGGGAAACTGGAGCTGGGGGCATGGGGCCTGCAGACCCTGCACCGCGGGCTTCCAGCCTCCGAGTGGCCCTGCGGGTAGAGCTGGGGCCGGTCGGGTAGGCAGAGACGGCTCCAGCTCTGAGGAAGCAGCCTCTCTGATCTGTCTCTGTAGAGCAGCTGAGGAGGTGAGCAGCTCAGGAGGTGTCGTTTCCTATGTATCAGGGGAGACCGCAAGTCTGTTCCCCCTTAGGGCTGGGGCCAGTTCTGCCTGGCCGGGGCGTGACCCTCCTTCTCCGCCCTCCCCAGCTCATCACTGTCTACAGCCTGCCTGGCATGGACCCTGACTGGCTCATTGGCGAGAGAGGCAACAAGAAGGGCAAGGTCCCTGTCACCTACTTGGAACTGCTTAGCTAAGCAggccccctcccaggcccctgcCCATTCTGGCCTGGGCAGGAGAGGATGGGTGCAGCCCTGCCACTTGTCTTGTCTGTTGGTGACCCAGCTGCTCAGGGTGGGGAAAGTAACCCCATCCCATCCTGCCCCTGGTCCTCCAGCTGCGAGGGGCCCCAGAAGCTGAATGatcccggcccctcccccagccctgcttcTGGAGATTCCCCCCCCACGCCCCTGCCTGCATCTCTGAGCGTCCCAGCCCTCCCGGCTCCTGCTAAGGAGGGAGGGCCTGGCTGCAGCAGCTGCACTCAGCGCCTAGGCCCGTGGGGGTCAGTGCAGAAGGCCTGAGAAAGCCCTGGGGCGCACCCTGGGGGAGGGAGCTCCTGCCTTTTAGTTGCCAAAAGCAGCAAAGGGGGAAAGGCAGGCAGGTGTGTGGAGGCCTGAGGACCGGATTCGTCCCCTCTGGATGAGCTGGAGCAGAGGGGAGCCTGGGCCATGGAGCGGCATCTCCCCGGTGCTACCCTTCCCCTCATACAGCTCAAGCCAAGTATGGTGGCTGCAGCCTGCACCTCTCCACACTCACTTTTTAACTGATCTTTTTACTCTGCCTGTCTGCTTGCTCTCTAGCCAGTGACAAATAATAAACCATCCTTCATGTGCATGTTGCCTGGGCTCCGGTCGGGTCGCGGGCCTCACAGGTGGGAAAGGGGAGACTTCACATCTGCACCACCCCTCCCAGAAGCActagggcagagggagggagagctcTTAGGGCAAAGCCAgtacctcccttcctcccacgCTGCCTGTGCTGCTCAGGAGGGAGTGCTGTTCTCCTACTGCAGCTGCATAATTacgtttttttggggggggggcggggggggttgTTTGGGCCACgccgtgcagcttgcaggatcttagttccccagccaggggttgaacccaggccccctgcagtggaagcgcagggtcctaaccactggaccaccagggaagtcccaggaagctGCATAATAGATGTTTTATTCCTAAGAAAGACTTGCCTAAAATCGGGTAGAGGGGACTGTAAAATTTGCACGATAGTTTAAGCTCGAGTAATTGCCGGCTGACGGTGCTTCCCAGGGGCCCGGCACTGAGCCAAGCACGTTCACGTGTATTCTCGTGTCGTCCTCGCAGATGAGGGAAGAAGAGATCAGAAAGTCACCTCCGCAACGTTCCATAACTGGCCAAGTGGCCACGCAGGGACTCTAGCCCAGGTCAGTCTGGTTCCAGAAACTTCAAGTGGTAGCTCTGGGCTACAAGCCAGTTTTAGATTAAGGCCTGTAGCCGGGCCCAGAACTCTGCGATTAGGTCCCAAGGAGGCTAGAGGCTGGAGGCTGGTAGGCCCCACTGGCGGGCCTTCTGAAGGGAGGGGGAGGCACAGAGCTATAAACAGGAGCAGAGCTTCAAGGAAGGCTCTAGCCGGTGGTGAGCTCAGCCAGCTGTAAGTGGAGGTGCGTGGTAGGGGTCGGGGGGGGCGGAATCTGAGCGCCCACCCAGCACCCCCAACACCAAGACGTGAACGGAGGAATGTTCGTTAGGTCAGTGGTGGCTATCTCGCCTTCCCCAAACCTCCACTCCACTCTGGGCCCTCGGCCGAGGGAGGCGGTTCGATGCTCTGAGAGCTGGCTAGTCCTTGGGCTTTGAAGGTACACCCCACACGGTTGTGTATAAACAgtgttttaatatttgtataaatagACCACAATATTACCCAAAACTGCAAGAACAGAGCGTGGAAAACAGATTCTCAAACCCGTGCGTACAGCCTCTCCTGGTTGCACGTGACACTGGCTCCCCCATCTCTCCCCGGGGCCAGGGTCAAGTGCTGTGGGGAATGCTTGAAGGAAAGGAATACACCTCTTGGGGGCATTCTGAACATGAGACTGTGAGCGCAGCAGACTCGTGGCTCCCCGCTGTTGACCTCTTGATCTAT
It includes:
- the SH3GLB2 gene encoding endophilin-B2 isoform X3; translated protein: MDFNMKKLASDAGIFFTRAVQFTEEKFGQAEKTELDAQFENLLARADSTKNWTEKILRQTEVLLQPNPSARVEEFLYEKLDRKVPSRVTNGELLAQYMAEAASELGPTTPYGKTLIKVAEAEKRLGAAERDFIHMASIGFLTPLRTFLEGDWKTISKERRLLHNRRLDLDACKARLKKAKAAEAKATTVPDFQETRPRNYILSASASATLDDTSRPPSWAEWKEEYPGGWRRPCFFLVPLNPSVTRARGCLSLPKDRKLWNDEVDKAEQELRVAQTEFDRQAEVTRLLLEGISSTHVNHLRCLHEFVESQTTYYAQCYRHMLDLQKQLGSSQGAIFPGTFVGTTEPASPPLSSTSPTTAAATMPGGPSVASLAPPGEAALHLEEVAPPASGTRKARVLYDYEAADSSELALLADELITVYSLPGMDPDWLIGERGNKKGKVPVTYLELLS
- the SH3GLB2 gene encoding endophilin-B2 isoform X10 encodes the protein MDFNMKKLASDAGIFFTRAVQFTEEKFGQAEKTELDAQFENLLARADSTKNWTEKILRQTEVLLQPNPSARVEEFLYEKLDRKVPSRVTNGELLAQYMAEAASELGPTTPYGKTLIKVAEAEKRLGAAERDFIHMASIGFLTPLRTFLEGDWKTISKERRLLHNRRLDLDACKARLKKAKAAEAKATLWNDEVDKAEQELRVAQTEFDRQAEVTRLLLEGISSTHVNHLRCLHEFVESQTTYYAQCYRHMLDLQKQLGSSQGAIFPGTFVGTTEPASPPLSSTSPTTAAATMPGGPSVASLAPPGEAALHLEEVAPPASGTRKARVLYDYEAADSSELALLADELITVYSLPGMDPDWLIGERGNKKGKVPVTYLELLS
- the SH3GLB2 gene encoding endophilin-B2 isoform X7, producing the protein MDFNMKKLASDAGIFFTRAVQFTEEKFGQAEKTELDAQFENLLARADSTKNWTEKILRQTEVLLQPNPSARVEEFLYEKLDRKVPSRVTNGELLAQYMAEAASELGPTTPYGKTLIKVAEAEKRLGAAERDFIHMASIGFLTPLRTFLEGDWKTISKERRLLHNRRLDLDACKARLKKAKAAEAKATTVPDFQETRPRNYILSASASALWNDEVDKAEQELRVAQTEFDRQAEVTRLLLEGISSTHVNHLRCLHEFVESQTTYYAQCYRHMLDLQKQLGSSQGAIFPGTFVGTTEPASPPLSSTSPTTAAATMPGGPSVASLAPPGEAALHLEEVAPPASGTRKARVLYDYEAADSSELALLADELITVYSLPGMDPDWLIGERGNKKGKVPVTYLELLS
- the SH3GLB2 gene encoding endophilin-B2 isoform X6 yields the protein MDFNMKKLASDAGIFFTRAVQFTEEKFGQAEKTELDAQFENLLARADSTKNWTEKILRQTEVLLQPNPRKTLIKVAEAEKRLGAAERDFIHMASIGFLTPLRTFLEGDWKTISKERRLLHNRRLDLDACKARLKKAKAAEAKATTVPDFQETRPRNYILSASASATLDDTSRPPSWAEWKEEYPGGWRRPCFFLVPLNPSVTRARGCLSLPKDRKLWNDEVDKAEQELRVAQTEFDRQAEVTRLLLEGISSTHVNHLRCLHEFVESQTTYYAQCYRHMLDLQKQLGSSQGAIFPGTFVGTTEPASPPLSSTSPTTAAATMPGGPSVASLAPPGEAALHLEEVAPPASGTRKARVLYDYEAADSSELALLADELITVYSLPGMDPDWLIGERGNKKGKVPVTYLELLS
- the SH3GLB2 gene encoding endophilin-B2 isoform X4, producing the protein MDFNMKKLASDAGIFFTRAVQFTEEKFGQAEKTELDAQFENLLARADSTKNWTEKILRQTEVLLQPNPKPCGFGCRLPAGARVEEFLYEKLDRKVPSRVTNGELLAQYMAEAASELGPTTPYGKTLIKVAEAEKRLGAAERDFIHMASIGFLTPLRTFLEGDWKTISKERRLLHNRRLDLDACKARLKKAKAAEAKATCEGDVSIPIPRAVLLLVCPSRPWSAGDVLGAFCKQLVSPLEALPCVASASGGRQALEPLWNDEVDKAEQELRVAQTEFDRQAEVTRLLLEGISSTHVNHLRCLHEFVESQTTYYAQCYRHMLDLQKQLGSSQGAIFPGTFVGTTEPASPPLSSTSPTTAAATMPGGPSVASLAPPGEAALHLEEVAPPASGTRKARVLYDYEAADSSELALLADELITVYSLPGMDPDWLIGERGNKKGKVPVTYLELLS
- the SH3GLB2 gene encoding endophilin-B2 isoform X1; this encodes MDFNMKKLASDAGIFFTRAVQFTEEKFGQAEKTELDAQFENLLARADSTKNWTEKILRQTEVLLQPNPKPCGFGCRLPAGARVEEFLYEKLDRKVPSRVTNGELLAQYMAEAASELGPTTPYGKTLIKVAEAEKRLGAAERDFIHMASIGFLTPLRTFLEGDWKTISKERRLLHNRRLDLDACKARLKKAKAAEAKATTVPDFQETRPRNYILSASASATLDDTSRPPSWAEWKEEYPGGWRRPCFFLVPLNPSVTRARGCLSLPKDRKLWNDEVDKAEQELRVAQTEFDRQAEVTRLLLEGISSTHVNHLRCLHEFVESQTTYYAQCYRHMLDLQKQLGSSQGAIFPGTFVGTTEPASPPLSSTSPTTAAATMPGGPSVASLAPPGEAALHLEEVAPPASGTRKARVLYDYEAADSSELALLADELITVYSLPGMDPDWLIGERGNKKGKVPVTYLELLS
- the SH3GLB2 gene encoding endophilin-B2 isoform X11 produces the protein MDFNMKKLASDAGIFFTRAVQFTEEKFGQAEKTELDAQFENLLARADSTKNWTEKILRQTEVLLQPNPKPCGFGCRLPAGARVEEFLYEKLDRKVPSRVTNGELLAQYMAEAASELGPTTPYGKTLIKVAEAEKRLGAAERDFIHMASIGFLTPLRTFLEGDWKTISKERRLLHNRRLDLDACKARLKKAKAAEAKATTVPDFQETRPRNYILSASASATLDDTSRPPSWAEWKEEYPGGWRRPCFFLVPLNPSVTRARGCLSLPKDRKLWNDEVDKAEQELRVAQTEFDRQAEVTRLLLEGISSTHISRHLRGYHRARFPAPQQHLAHHRRGHYAWGALCGQPGSSGGGRSPPGGGGASRQRDPEGPGPL
- the SH3GLB2 gene encoding endophilin-B2 isoform X2; protein product: MDFNMKKLASDAGIFFTRAVQFTEEKFGQAEKTELDAQFENLLARADSTKNWTEKILRQTEVLLQPNPKPCGFGCRLPAGARVEEFLYEKLDRKVPSRVTNGELLAQYMAEAASELGPTTPYGKTLIKVAEAEKRLGAAERDFIHMASIGFLTPLRTFLEGDWKTISKERRLLHNRRLDLDACKARLKKAKAAEAKATTVPDFQETRPRNYILSASASATLDDTSRPPSWAEWKEEYPGGWRRPCFFLVPLNPSVTRARGCLSLPKDRKLWNDEVDKAEQELRVAQTEFDRQAEVTRLLLEGISSTHVNHLRCLHEFVESQTTYYAQCYRHMLDLQKQLGRFPGTFVGTTEPASPPLSSTSPTTAAATMPGGPSVASLAPPGEAALHLEEVAPPASGTRKARVLYDYEAADSSELALLADELITVYSLPGMDPDWLIGERGNKKGKVPVTYLELLS
- the SH3GLB2 gene encoding endophilin-B2 isoform X8, whose amino-acid sequence is MDFNMKKLASDAGIFFTRAVQFTEEKFGQAEKTELDAQFENLLARADSTKNWTEKILRQTEVLLQPNPSARVEEFLYEKLDRKVPSRVTNGELLAQYMAEAASELGPTTPYGKTLIKVAEAEKRLGAAERDFIHMASIGFLTPLRTFLEGDWKTISKERRLLHNRRLDLDACKARLKKAKAAEAKATTVPDFQETRPRNYILSASASALWNDEVDKAEQELRVAQTEFDRQAEVTRLLLEGISSTHVNHLRCLHEFVESQTTYYAQCYRHMLDLQKQLGRFPGTFVGTTEPASPPLSSTSPTTAAATMPGGPSVASLAPPGEAALHLEEVAPPASGTRKARVLYDYEAADSSELALLADELITVYSLPGMDPDWLIGERGNKKGKVPVTYLELLS
- the SH3GLB2 gene encoding endophilin-B2 isoform X13, yielding MDFNMKKLASDAGIFFTRAVQFTEEKFGQAEKTELDAQFENLLARADSTKNWTEKILRQTEVLLQPNPSARVEEFLYEKLDRKVPSRVTNGELLAQYMAEAASELGPTTPYGKTLIKVAEAEKRLGAAERDFIHMASIGFLTPLRTFLEGDWKTISKERRLLHNRRLDLDACKARLKKAKAAEAKATCEGDTVPDFQETRPRNYILSASASALWNDEVDKAEQELRVAQTEFDRQAEVTRLLLEGISSTHVNHLRCLHEFVESQTTYYAQCYRHMLDLQKQLGSSSLSTACLAWTLTGSLAREATRRARSLSPTWNCLAKQAPSQAPAHSGLGRRGWVQPCHLSCLLVTQLLRVGKVTPSHPAPGPPAARGPRS
- the SH3GLB2 gene encoding endophilin-B2 isoform X12; this encodes MDFNMKKLASDAGIFFTRAVQFTEEKFGQAEKTELDAQFENLLARADSTKNWTEKILRQTEVLLQPNPKPCGFGCRLPAGARVEEFLYEKLDRKVPSRVTNGELLAQYMAEAASELGPTTPYGKTLIKVAEAEKRLGAAERDFIHMASIGFLTPLRTFLEGDWKTISKERRLLHNRRLDLDACKARLKKAKAAEAKATTVPDFQETRPRNYILSASASALWNDEVDKAEQELRVAQTEFDRQAEVTRLLLEGISSTHISRHLRGYHRARFPAPQQHLAHHRRGHYAWGALCGQPGSSGGGRSPPGGGGASRQRDPEGPGPL
- the SH3GLB2 gene encoding endophilin-B2 isoform X5, whose protein sequence is MDFNMKKLASDAGIFFTRAVQFTEEKFGQAEKTELDAQFENLLARADSTKNWTEKILRQTEVLLQPNPKPCGFGCRLPAGARVEEFLYEKLDRKVPSRVTNGELLAQYMAEAASELGPTTPYGKTLIKVAEAEKRLGAAERDFIHMASIGFLTPLRTFLEGDWKTISKERRLLHNRRLDLDACKARLKKAKAAEAKATTVPDFQETRPRNYILSASASALWNDEVDKAEQELRVAQTEFDRQAEVTRLLLEGISSTHVNHLRCLHEFVESQTTYYAQCYRHMLDLQKQLGSSQGAIFPGTFVGTTEPASPPLSSTSPTTAAATMPGGPSVASLAPPGEAALHLEEVAPPASGTRKARVLYDYEAADSSELALLADELITVYSLPGMDPDWLIGERGNKKGKVPVTYLELLS
- the SH3GLB2 gene encoding endophilin-B2 isoform X9, with product MDFNMKKLASDAGIFFTRAVQFTEEKFGQAEKTELDAQFENLLARADSTKNWTEKILRQTEVLLQPNPKPCGFGCRLPAGARVEEFLYEKLDRKVPSRVTNGELLAQYMAEAASELGPTTPYGKTLIKVAEAEKRLGAAERDFIHMASIGFLTPLRTFLEGDWKTISKERRLLHNRRLDLDACKARLKKAKAAEAKATLWNDEVDKAEQELRVAQTEFDRQAEVTRLLLEGISSTHVNHLRCLHEFVESQTTYYAQCYRHMLDLQKQLGSSQGAIFPGTFVGTTEPASPPLSSTSPTTAAATMPGGPSVASLAPPGEAALHLEEVAPPASGTRKARVLYDYEAADSSELALLADELITVYSLPGMDPDWLIGERGNKKGKVPVTYLELLS